In Dromiciops gliroides isolate mDroGli1 chromosome 4, mDroGli1.pri, whole genome shotgun sequence, one DNA window encodes the following:
- the VGF gene encoding neurosecretory protein VGF — protein MRLPQLPAAALFFCLLLQMDSLQAAPPGRPDQSLSLPISEHENLAAVGGKPGERESLDTEIREERSPEREPEEEEDLFQGVDPRALAAVLLQALDHPASPPAPGVLQQQQQPQPQPQQPPPPPPQQAEALLTETVRSQTHSRPAPEIGVPPTLSRIPEERSSDGSDPSEELEALESLLQELRAFSPGNSKREPEAAAAEAETHTHTLTRVNLDSPGPERVWRASWGEFQARVPPPPSFPRRFPEQLPEGVSLPEVRQGESEPALKTRQGESIAPLYKVRQIESAPISKTHRPESAAMSRLAAGGRLLQRGLAQVEAGRRQAEATRQAAAQEERLADLASDLLLQYLLQSGGGGGLERGVGDRGLQGEGEEEREREREEEEEGEIRGGEEEDEQGDEEDAEAEAEEVERGRQNALLFAEEEEGEAGAEDKRSQEETPGQKRKGQVEGEEEEDEEEMDPQTIDSLIELSTKLHLPADDVVSIIEEVEEKRKRKKNAPPEPLPPPRAPPAPTHFRSPKPPPPPSFPAQDELQDWNEVIPPWDRDEVFPPEPNYPFPNYIQPRTLLPPLSSPTRRHHYHAQPAEGSRYHVGLSPQGRRGEEEEERQQQEEEELENYIEHVLLRRPGLFP, from the coding sequence ATGAGGCTTCCACAACTGCCCGCGGCCGCCCTCTTCTTCTGCCTCTTGCTACAGATGGACAGTCTTCAAGCAGCACCCCCGGGGCGTCCAGATCAGTCACTGTCGCTCCCTATATCTGAACACGAAAACTTGGCAGCTGTAGGAGGGAAACCAGGGGAAAGAGAGAGCCTAGATACAGAGATAAGGGAGGAGAGAAGCCCAGAACGCGAgcctgaggaagaggaagatctGTTCCAGGGGGTAGATCCACGGGCGCTGGCCGCGGTCCTGTTACAGGCGCTAGATCATCCTGCCTCGCCCCCGGCTCCAGGGGTCttgcagcaacagcagcagccacAGCCGCAGCCGCAGCAGCCGCCACCGCCACCGCCACAGCAAGCAGAGGCTTTGCTAACAGAAACTGTGCGTAGCCAGACCCACAGCCGCCCGGCCCCAGAGATAGGGGTACCCCCGACGCTTTCCCGTATCCCAGAGGAGCGCAGCTCAGACGGTTCCGATCCTTCCGAGGAACTGGAGGCACTCGAATCCCTGCTCCAAGAGCTACGCGCTTTCAGTCCAGGGAATTCCAAGCGAGAGCCAGAGGCTGCTGCGGCTGAAGCGGAAACGCATACCCATACACTGACCCGGGTCAACCTGGACAGTCCAGGGCCTGAGCGCGTATGGAGGGCCTCCTGGGGAGAGTTCCAGGCacgtgtccctcccccaccctcatttCCTCGGCGGTTCCCGGAGCAATTGCCTGAGGGCGTGTCCCTCCCTGAGGTGCGCCAGGGTGAGAGCGAGCCTGCTCTAAAAACACGCCAAGGTGAGAGCATCGCACCTCTCTACAAGGTGCGCCAGATCGAGAGTGCACCTATCTCCAAAACGCACCGCCCAGAAAGTGCAGCCATGAGTAGGCTTGCAGCTGGAGGGCGCCTCCTGCAGCGGGGACTGGCCCAGGTAGAGGCAGGTAGGCGGCAGGCTGAAGCTACGCGGCAGGCGGCAGCCCAAGAGGAAAGACTGGCTGATCTTGCCTCTGACTTGCTGCTCCAATACCTGCTGCaaagcggcggcggcggcggcctgGAGAGAGGTGTGGGAGACCGGGGACttcagggggaaggggaggaggagagagaaagggagagggaggaggaagaagagggagagatccgaggcggggaggaggaggacgagcAGGGGGATGAGGAAGACGCTGAGGCAGAGGCTGAAGAGGTTGAGAGAGGGCGGCAGAATGCATTGCTATTcgcagaggaggaggaaggggaagctgGGGCTGAGGACAAGCGCTCCCAAGAGGAGACACCAGGTCAAAAGCGAAAGGGGCAggtggaaggagaagaggaagaagatgaagaagagatgGACCCGCAGACTATCGACAGCCTAATTGAGCTGTCTACTAAACTGCACCTGCCTGCTGACGACGTGGTCAGCATCATtgaggaggtggaggagaagcGTAAGCGGAAGAAGAACGCCCCTCCTGAGCCCCTACCTCCCCCTCGGGCCCCCCCTGCGCCTACCCACTTTCGCTCCCCAAAgcccccaccacccccatcttTCCCCGCCCAGGATGAGCTGCAGGATTGGAATGAGGTGATCCCACCCTGGGATCGGGATGAGGTGTTCCCCCCAGAGCCCAATTACCCCTTTCCTAACTACATCCAGCCTCGGACGCTCCTCCCACCTCTCTCTTCCCCGACCCGCCGCCACCACTACCACGCACAGCCCGCAGAGGGGTCGCGGTACCACGTCGGCCTTAGCCCACAAGGGCGGCGGGgcgaggaggaagaagagaggcagcagcaggaggaggaggagctggagAATTATATTGAGCACGTGCTGCTCAGACGCCCCGGCCTGTTCCCGTGA